Proteins from a single region of Choloepus didactylus isolate mChoDid1 chromosome 10, mChoDid1.pri, whole genome shotgun sequence:
- the LOC119505352 gene encoding LOW QUALITY PROTEIN: zinc finger protein 260-like (The sequence of the model RefSeq protein was modified relative to this genomic sequence to represent the inferred CDS: deleted 1 base in 1 codon) produces the protein MTSDCDTAQHAYLGVSSLAPCCQYSREKAAECDERWLLSLKEGRNNNGERCFHYNKRIKALTSKEEVIQHQTIQTLEQPFNNNNDCGKPFLEKAALVTSKSVCTKVKSHKCNEFGENLYDISTLIVSQNISKEDKSHQELNEYKGNENGNDFSGSTQLQRTDIEGNTFRQKSHFREHQTIHIGLKPFAYGKNFDHDLALPVYQKTHTAETSSDYNTSSDYNTCTETFSYQSVFNVNQRTHMWVKPYECHECGKTFGEMSLLRKHQRTHTGEKLYKCDGCEKAFSAKSCLRIHQRTHTGEKPYKCDECGKSFRQKSTLRGHQRTHRGEKPYECNECGKAFSGKSVLRRHQRTHTGEKPYNCNQCGECFSQKSNLRIHHRTHTGEKPFECNECGKSFDYNSILIIHQRIHTGEKPFECNQCEKSFSHISDLRKHQRTHTGERPYKCNECGKAFKLKTDLRKHHRTHTGEKPYECNECGKAFSEKSVLRKHQGVHTGEKPYKCDGCEKAFIAKSGLRRHQRTHTGEKPFECNECGKSFDYMSILIIHQRTHTGEKPFECNQCEKSFSRMSVLRKHQKTHTGERPFKCDECGKAFKLKSGLRKHHRVHTGEKPYQCNQCGKAFSQKTQLRGHYRIHTGEKPYQCNQCGESFSQKSYLRSHQRTHTGEKPYKCDECGKSFRQKSSVRVHERIHTGEKPYECNECGKAFSEKSVLRKHQRTHTGEKPYNCNQCGESFRQKSNLIVHQRTHTGRNLTNVMHVEKLSVRNQALENIRKPT, from the exons ATGACTTCTGATTGTGACACTGCACAACATGCTTACCTTGGTGTAAGTTCCCTGGCCCCCTGCTGTCAGTATTCAAGAGAGAAGGCTGCTGAGTGTGATGAGAGATGGCTCCTCAGTCTTAAGGAGGGTAGAAATAACAATGGAGAGAGATGTTTTCATTATAATAAACGCATTAAAGCCCTCACTTCTAAGGAAGAAGTTATTCAGCATCAAACAATTCAGACTTTGGAGCAAccctttaataataataatgattgtgGTAAACCTTTCCTTGAGAAGGCTGCCCTTGTTACTTCTAAGAGTGTCTGCACAAAAGTGAAATCTCATAAATGCAATGAATTTGGAGAAAACCTATATGATATATCTACTCTTATTGTCTCTCAGAACATTTCTAAAGAGGATAAGAGTCACCAGGAACTTAATGAATATAAAGGTAATGAAAATGGGAATGATTTCAGTGGAAGCACTCAACTTCAAAGAACTGACATAGAAGGGAACACTTTCAGACAAAAATCACACTTTAGAGAACATCAAACAATTCACATAGGGCTGAAACCCTTTGCATATGGAAAAAATTTTGACCATGATTTAGCCCTTCCAGTGTATCAGAAAACTCACACAGCAGAGACATCCTCTGATTATAACACATCATCTGATTATAACACATGTACAGAGACATTCAGCTACCAGTCAGTTTTCAATGTAAATCAGAGAACTCACATGTGGgtgaaaccctatgaatgtcatgaatgtgggaaaactttTGGTGAGATGTCACTCCTAAGGAAACATCAGAGAacacacacaggagagaaactgTATAAATGTGATGGATGTGAGAAAGCTTTCAGTGCAAAGTCATGTCTACGAatacatcagagaactcacacaggggagaaaccctataaatgtgaTGAATGTGGAAAATCTTTCAGGCAGAAGTCAACTCTCAGaggacatcagagaactcacagaggagaaaaaccctatgaatgtaatgaatgtggaaaagctttcagcGGAAAGTCAGTCCTAAGAAGACATCAACGAACTCACACAGGGGAAAAACCCTACAATTGTAATCAGTGTGGAGAATGTTTCAGCCAGAAATCTAACCTCAGAATACATCACAGaactcacacaggggagaaaccctttgaatgcaatgaatgtgggaaatcttTTGACTATAATTCAATACTCATaatacatcagagaattcatacaggGGAGAAACCTTTTGAGTGTAATCAGTGCGAAAAATCTTTCAGTCATATTTCAGACTTAAGGaaacatcagagaactcacacaggagaAAGACcatataaatgtaatgaatgtgggaaagctttcaaaCTGAAAACAGACCTACGAAAGCATCATAGAACTCACACAGGggaaaaaccctatgaatgtaatgaatgtggaaaagctttcagcGAGAAGTCAGTCCTAAGAAAACATCAGGGagttcacacaggagagaaaccctataaatgtgaTGGATGTGAGAAAGCTTTTATTGCAAAATCAGGTCTAAGGagacatcagagaactcacacaggggagaaaccctttgaatgcaatgaatgtgggaaatcttTTGACTATATGTCAATCCTCATAATACATCAGAGGACgcacacaggggagaaaccatTTGAATGCAATCAGTGTGAGAAATCTTTCAGCCGTATGTCAGTGCTAAGGAAACATCAGAAAACGCACACAGGTGAGAGACCATTTAAATgtgatgaatgtggaaaagcaTTCAAACTGAAGTCAGGCCTAAGAAAACATCATAGAgttcacacaggggagaaaccctatCAGTGTAATCAgtgtggaaaagctttcagtcagAAAACACAACTCAGGGGGCATTATAGGATTCACACAGGGGAGAAGCCCTATCAATGTAATCAGTGTGGCGAATCATTTAGCCAGAAATCATATCTCAGAAgccatcagagaactcacactggggagaagcccTATAAATGTGATGAATGTGGAAAATCTTTCAGACAGAAATCAAGTGTCAGAGTACACGAGAGAATACACACaggtgagaaaccctatgaatgtaatgaatgtggaaaagctttcagtgaGAAGTCAGTCctgagaaaacatcagagaactcacacaggcGAGAAACCCTATAATTGTAATCAGTGTGGAGAATCTTTCAGGCAGAAATCAAATCTCATAgtacatcagagaactcacaca gggagaaaccttACAAATGTGATGCATGTGGAAAAACTTTCAGTCAGAAATCAAGCCTTAGAGAACATCAGAAAGCCCACATAA